From Calothrix sp. PCC 6303, a single genomic window includes:
- the atpD gene encoding F0F1 ATP synthase subunit beta has product MVTTAEKTNIGYITQVIGPVVDVKFPGGKMPPIYNALTIRGTNTAGQEVSVTCEVQQLLGDNQVRAVSMSSTEGLVRGMETYDNGSPISVPVGKATLGRIFNVLGEPVDNRGPVNNTETLPIHRDPPKFTDLETSPSVFETGIKVVDLLTPYRRGGKIGLFGGAGVGKTVIMMELINNIATQHGGVSVFAGVGERTREGNDLYNEMMESGVINKDNLNESKIALVYGQMNEPPGARMRVGLSGLTMAEYFRDVNKQDVLLFVDNIFRFVQAGSEVSALLGRMPSAVGYQPTLGTDVGALQERITSTNEGSITSIQAVYVPADDLTDPAPATTFAHLDGTTVLSRGLASKGIYPAVDPLGSTSTMLQPEIVGGDHYDTARAVQSTLQRYKELQDIIAILGLDELSEDDRLIVARARKVERFLSQPFFVAEVFTGSPGKYVKLEDTIKGFKMILSGELDDLPEQAFYLVGDINEAIAKGEKMKG; this is encoded by the coding sequence ATGGTCACCACCGCAGAAAAAACAAACATTGGTTACATTACTCAAGTTATCGGTCCAGTTGTAGACGTTAAGTTCCCCGGCGGCAAAATGCCCCCTATCTACAACGCTTTAACCATCAGAGGCACTAACACAGCCGGACAGGAAGTCTCTGTAACTTGCGAAGTACAGCAGTTACTAGGAGACAACCAAGTACGAGCTGTTTCTATGAGCTCGACTGAAGGTTTGGTACGTGGAATGGAAACCTATGATAACGGTTCCCCCATCAGCGTACCAGTTGGTAAAGCCACGCTGGGTCGGATTTTCAACGTTCTTGGCGAACCTGTTGACAATCGTGGACCTGTCAACAACACCGAAACCCTACCAATTCACCGCGATCCTCCCAAATTTACCGATTTGGAAACTAGCCCTTCGGTGTTTGAAACTGGGATTAAGGTTGTTGACTTGTTAACTCCCTACCGTCGTGGTGGCAAAATTGGTCTATTTGGCGGTGCTGGTGTTGGCAAAACCGTTATTATGATGGAATTGATCAACAACATTGCTACCCAACACGGTGGTGTGTCAGTGTTTGCGGGTGTGGGCGAACGCACTCGTGAAGGAAATGACCTTTACAATGAAATGATGGAATCTGGGGTAATCAACAAAGATAACCTGAATGAATCCAAAATCGCCCTAGTCTATGGTCAAATGAATGAGCCACCCGGAGCAAGAATGCGGGTTGGTTTGTCTGGTTTGACAATGGCTGAGTACTTCCGCGATGTCAACAAGCAAGACGTTTTGTTGTTCGTCGATAACATTTTCCGCTTCGTTCAAGCTGGTTCTGAAGTTTCAGCGCTATTGGGTAGAATGCCTTCAGCGGTGGGATATCAACCAACATTGGGTACCGACGTGGGTGCGCTGCAAGAACGGATTACCTCCACAAATGAAGGTTCTATCACTTCGATTCAAGCTGTATATGTACCTGCGGATGACTTAACTGACCCCGCACCTGCTACTACCTTTGCTCACTTGGATGGTACAACAGTATTATCTCGTGGTTTGGCTTCTAAAGGTATTTATCCAGCGGTGGATCCATTAGGTTCCACCTCCACAATGTTGCAACCTGAAATTGTTGGTGGCGATCACTACGATACAGCACGGGCAGTTCAATCAACTTTGCAACGTTATAAAGAGTTACAAGATATCATTGCGATTCTTGGTTTGGATGAGTTATCTGAAGATGACCGCTTAATCGTAGCGCGTGCTCGTAAGGTTGAGCGCTTCTTATCACAGCCTTTCTTTGTGGCTGAAGTATTTACAGGTTCCCCTGGAAAATATGTGAAGTTGGAAGATACAATCAAGGGCTTTAAGATGATTTTGTCTGGTGAATTGGATGATTTACCAGAACAAGCCTTCTATTTGGTGGGTGACATCAACGAAGCGATCGCTAAAGGCGAAAAAATGAAAGGCTAA
- a CDS encoding SirB1 family protein — translation MISSSARQYFYLEVQQPDEYIDLARAALYIAQEEYPSIDPEEYLNILDTMAGELQERLPVERYPMRVIQTINQYIYGDLGFSGNKETYYDPRNSFLNDVIERRLGIPISLAVVYLELARRINFPMVGIGMPGHFLIRPDIPNMEIFVDAFNDGEILFLQDCQEKLSQIYQQPVKLQPEFLPKVTTSQILARMLSNLKYIYLKQQELEKALAAVERILLVFPDTTLELRDRGLIFYQLGQFSQAINDLETYLIKAPEADDLLAIQRLLMQMGKGQ, via the coding sequence ATGATTTCCTCATCAGCGCGGCAATATTTTTATTTGGAAGTTCAGCAGCCTGATGAGTACATTGATTTGGCAAGGGCGGCTTTATATATTGCTCAGGAAGAATATCCCAGTATTGATCCAGAAGAATATTTGAATATTTTAGATACGATGGCTGGTGAATTACAAGAACGTTTGCCAGTCGAACGGTATCCGATGCGGGTAATTCAAACTATAAATCAATATATTTACGGTGATTTAGGCTTTTCTGGGAATAAAGAGACCTATTATGACCCCCGTAATAGTTTTTTAAATGACGTAATTGAGAGACGTTTGGGAATTCCCATCAGTTTGGCGGTGGTATATTTAGAACTTGCTCGCCGAATTAATTTTCCGATGGTGGGGATAGGAATGCCGGGACATTTTCTGATTCGTCCAGATATTCCCAATATGGAAATTTTTGTTGATGCTTTTAATGATGGGGAAATTTTGTTTCTCCAAGATTGTCAAGAAAAACTCAGCCAAATATACCAACAACCTGTAAAGTTACAGCCAGAGTTTTTACCCAAGGTGACAACTAGTCAGATTTTGGCACGGATGTTATCAAACCTCAAATATATCTACTTGAAGCAGCAGGAATTAGAAAAAGCTTTAGCAGCGGTGGAGAGAATTTTGTTAGTGTTTCCAGATACGACTTTGGAATTACGCGATCGCGGTTTGATATTCTACCAGTTAGGTCAGTTCTCCCAAGCCATAAACGATTTGGAAACCTATTTAATTAAGGCACCAGAAGCTGATGATTTGCTAGCAATTCAACGGCTGCTGATGCAAATGGGTAAAGGGCAGTAG